In Acidiphilium acidophilum, one genomic interval encodes:
- a CDS encoding DUF983 domain-containing protein: MNDRMNDRGPVRWQRKTQPTATPIFTMPGWGTAIRRGLLMRCPSCGKASAFANWFNIRPRCPSCDAPLGDVPCESLPPYLTIVIGLAIIGIALILSDRHGHLDYRTSLLIFIPFAIFLQLVVQRPIKGVVLAVMMKLNMVRETHDG, translated from the coding sequence ATGAACGACCGGATGAATGACCGGGGGCCGGTCCGCTGGCAGCGCAAAACCCAACCCACCGCCACCCCCATCTTCACCATGCCCGGCTGGGGCACCGCCATCCGGCGCGGCCTGCTGATGCGCTGTCCCTCCTGCGGCAAGGCCTCCGCCTTCGCCAACTGGTTCAACATCCGCCCGCGCTGCCCGTCCTGCGATGCCCCGCTGGGCGACGTGCCCTGCGAATCGCTGCCGCCCTACCTCACCATCGTCATCGGCCTCGCGATCATCGGCATCGCCCTGATCCTGTCGGACCGCCACGGCCATCTCGACTACCGGACCTCGCTCCTGATCTTCATCCCCTTCGCGATCTTCCTCCAACTCGTGGTCCAGCGCCCGATCAAGGGCGTGGTCCTCGCCGTCATGATGAAACTGAACATGGTCCGCGAGACCCATGATGGCTGA
- a CDS encoding sodium:proton antiporter, translated as MDSVLPILTMVPFGGTLLSFALLPGLAPRFWHRNMVRISLGWVALGVVLAIAGAGPVRAASGLWVSTVVDFLPFIAVLMALYTLGGGVLIAGGPWGRPGGNVLLLAIGTVLAGVMGTIGAGLLLIHPLLASNAARPEKRHLVLGFIILVANAGGALSPLGDPPLLIGFLRGVPFFWPLQNLTGPLLVIALPVLALTYGYDRYRAAREPVPVRRKLRIRGGLNIVLLTGFVAAIAASGVVPGPEIGLGPVRMPAAQIALTLLAGVVVMVSERMTSRTIRARNRFAWGPMREIAVLFFAIFATIPPVLGAIATAPLPKDPLLWFWLSGVCSAFLDSAPTYLIFFNAAGGSAAALIRPPAELLTALSAGSVFFGAVTYLGNAPNLMIRAIAARRGVRMPGFFGYFVAAALVLVPLFVVESAVFFG; from the coding sequence ATGGACAGCGTGCTTCCCATCCTCACGATGGTGCCCTTCGGCGGGACGCTGCTCAGCTTTGCGCTGCTGCCGGGGCTGGCGCCGCGTTTCTGGCATCGGAACATGGTGCGGATCAGCCTGGGATGGGTGGCGCTGGGGGTGGTGCTCGCAATTGCGGGTGCGGGGCCGGTGCGCGCGGCGAGCGGGTTGTGGGTTTCGACGGTGGTGGATTTTCTGCCGTTCATCGCGGTGCTGATGGCGCTTTATACGCTTGGCGGGGGGGTGCTGATTGCGGGCGGGCCGTGGGGACGGCCGGGCGGCAATGTGCTGCTGCTCGCGATCGGGACCGTGCTGGCGGGGGTGATGGGGACGATCGGCGCGGGGTTGCTGCTGATCCATCCGCTGCTGGCGTCGAACGCGGCACGGCCTGAGAAGCGGCATCTGGTGCTGGGGTTCATTATTCTCGTCGCCAACGCCGGGGGGGCGCTGAGCCCGCTCGGCGATCCGCCGCTGCTGATCGGGTTTCTGCGCGGGGTGCCGTTTTTCTGGCCGCTGCAGAATTTGACCGGGCCGCTGCTGGTGATCGCGCTGCCGGTGCTGGCGCTGACCTACGGGTATGACCGGTATCGCGCGGCGCGCGAGCCGGTGCCGGTGCGCCGAAAGCTGCGGATCAGGGGCGGGTTGAATATCGTGCTGCTGACCGGCTTCGTTGCGGCGATCGCGGCCTCGGGGGTAGTGCCGGGTCCGGAGATCGGGCTGGGGCCGGTGCGGATGCCGGCGGCGCAGATCGCGTTGACGCTGCTGGCCGGTGTGGTGGTCATGGTATCCGAGCGGATGACATCGCGGACGATCAGGGCGCGCAACCGGTTCGCGTGGGGGCCGATGCGGGAGATCGCGGTGTTGTTTTTTGCGATTTTCGCGACGATTCCGCCGGTATTAGGGGCGATTGCAACGGCTCCGCTGCCGAAGGACCCGTTGCTGTGGTTCTGGCTTTCCGGCGTGTGTTCGGCATTTCTCGACAGTGCGCCGACCTATCTGATTTTTTTCAATGCGGCGGGGGGCAGCGCGGCGGCGTTGATCCGCCCGCCGGCGGAACTGCTCACCGCGCTTTCGGCGGGGTCGGTGTTTTTCGGGGCGGTGACGTATCTCGGAAATGCGCCGAACCTGATGATCCGGGCGATCGCGGCGCGGCGCGGGGTGCGGATGCCGGGGTTTTTCGGGTATTTCGTTGCGGCGGCTCTGGTGCTGGTGCCGCTGTTTGTGGTGGAGAGCGCGGTGTTCTTTGGCTAG
- a CDS encoding SRPBCC family protein produces the protein MDMSGERLIAAPRATVWAALNDPAVLKSCIPGCESIDKLSDTEMTAVVAAKIGPISSRFNGKVNLSEIDAPNSYVISGEGQGGVAGFAKGGARVQLTDAPGGTALHYQVNAQIGGKMAQLGARLIDSVAKSYAETFFTRFSELVAPAATPAPTTPQPQHEETMNDHGHDHPPAHASDPSNPVVAGLPIGIWIPLIISIVVVAIVIAKFIG, from the coding sequence ATGGATATGTCTGGTGAACGGCTGATCGCAGCACCGCGCGCGACGGTGTGGGCAGCCCTGAACGACCCGGCGGTCCTGAAATCCTGCATCCCCGGCTGCGAATCCATCGACAAACTCTCCGATACTGAAATGACCGCGGTGGTCGCCGCCAAGATCGGCCCCATCTCCTCGCGCTTCAACGGCAAGGTCAACCTGAGCGAGATCGACGCGCCGAATTCCTACGTCATCTCAGGCGAAGGGCAGGGCGGTGTCGCGGGGTTTGCCAAAGGCGGCGCCCGCGTGCAACTCACCGATGCGCCGGGCGGCACCGCGCTGCACTACCAGGTCAACGCCCAGATCGGCGGAAAAATGGCGCAACTCGGCGCGCGCCTGATCGATTCCGTCGCCAAATCCTACGCCGAAACTTTTTTCACCCGGTTCTCCGAACTGGTGGCGCCCGCTGCCACGCCTGCCCCGACCACCCCGCAACCACAACACGAGGAAACGATGAACGACCACGGACACGACCATCCCCCGGCCCACGCCAGCGACCCCAGCAACCCCGTCGTCGCCGGCCTGCCGATCGGGATCTGGATCCCCCTGATCATCTCGATCGTGGTGGTCGCCATCGTGATTGCCAAGTTCATCGGATGA
- a CDS encoding AAA family ATPase, producing the protein MIARPLPGSVAETADLLARGHYIADRGLATSVHLALVMERPLFLEGEPGTGKTEIAKVLAEQLGRRLVRLQCYEGLDLSSAAYEWDHTRQLMEIRLAESAGTDRSALRRDIYARDFLLRRPLLAAIDPDLPPAVLLIDELDRADEPFEAFLLELLGDFQLTIPEFGTIAATTKPVVIITSNRTREVHDAIRRRCLYQWVDYPDAARERAILAARAPGVPARLSAQIVAFVQRIRTTDIFKLPGVAETIDWASALAALDETELAPAVVDDTLGALLKYQDDIAKVRGEMAARLTEEAVRAA; encoded by the coding sequence ATGATCGCCCGTCCCCTGCCGGGTTCGGTCGCCGAAACCGCCGACCTGCTCGCCAGGGGCCATTACATCGCGGATCGCGGTCTGGCCACCAGCGTCCATCTCGCCCTCGTGATGGAACGTCCGCTCTTCCTCGAAGGCGAGCCCGGCACCGGCAAGACCGAAATCGCCAAGGTTCTCGCCGAACAACTCGGCCGCAGGCTGGTCCGCCTGCAATGCTACGAGGGGCTCGACCTCTCATCGGCAGCCTATGAATGGGATCACACCCGCCAATTGATGGAAATCCGCCTCGCCGAAAGCGCCGGGACCGACCGCTCGGCGCTGCGGCGCGACATCTACGCCCGCGACTTCCTGCTCCGCCGCCCCCTTCTCGCCGCGATCGACCCCGACCTGCCCCCCGCCGTCCTGCTGATCGACGAGCTTGACCGCGCCGACGAACCCTTCGAAGCCTTCCTGCTCGAACTCCTCGGCGACTTCCAGCTCACCATCCCCGAATTCGGCACCATCGCCGCCACCACCAAACCGGTCGTGATCATCACCTCGAACCGCACCCGCGAAGTCCACGACGCGATCCGCCGCCGCTGCCTCTACCAATGGGTCGACTACCCCGACGCCGCCCGCGAACGCGCCATCCTCGCCGCCCGCGCCCCCGGCGTCCCGGCCCGGCTCTCCGCCCAGATCGTCGCCTTCGTCCAGCGCATCCGCACCACCGACATCTTCAAACTCCCCGGCGTCGCCGAAACCATCGACTGGGCCTCCGCCCTCGCCGCCCTCGATGAAACCGAACTCGCCCCCGCCGTGGTCGACGACACGCTGGGTGCCCTGCTGAAATATCAGGACGACATCGCCAAGGTGCGCGGCGAGATGGCGGCACGGCTGACCGAGGAAGCCGTGCGCGCCGCATGA
- a CDS encoding vWA domain-containing protein, translating into MTAPATSGVLAANIMHFARLLRRAGLPVGPGEVIAAAQSLALIDISDRRIVHAALRAVMLRRHEHTDLFDQAFSVFWRNPDASKFAALLANMEGRTPAEERAPPGTRRLAEAMAATKSRERPPDPDQPQQIDAVLTASAQERLDSLDFEAMSAAEIAEAKRAITRLRLPLDERRTRRTRPAARGSRIDLKQTLHRSLRQSGEIFDMVRKIPLTRPPPLVVLCDISGSMARYAQILLHFLHAVANDRDRVTTFLFGTRLTNITRQLERRDPEIAFQRVANIVPDWSGGTRIGEALAEFNRHWSRRVLAQGAVVLLVTDGLDRDGAAGLASNMARLHRSSRRLIWLNPLLRYDGFAPKSQGARAMLPHVDEFRPVHNLASLRGLITALSTAAPPRLQAATLWEERR; encoded by the coding sequence ATGACCGCCCCGGCAACGTCGGGCGTCCTCGCGGCCAACATCATGCATTTCGCCCGCCTGCTCCGCCGCGCCGGCCTGCCGGTCGGCCCCGGCGAAGTGATCGCCGCCGCGCAATCCCTCGCCCTGATCGACATTTCTGACCGCCGCATCGTCCACGCCGCCCTGCGCGCGGTGATGCTCCGCCGCCATGAGCATACCGACCTGTTCGATCAGGCCTTCTCGGTCTTCTGGCGCAATCCGGATGCCTCGAAATTCGCGGCCCTGCTCGCCAACATGGAAGGCCGCACCCCCGCCGAGGAACGCGCCCCGCCCGGCACCCGCCGCCTCGCCGAAGCGATGGCCGCGACCAAATCCCGCGAACGCCCGCCCGACCCCGACCAACCGCAGCAGATCGACGCGGTCCTGACCGCCTCGGCCCAGGAACGTCTCGACTCCCTCGATTTCGAGGCCATGAGCGCCGCCGAGATCGCCGAGGCCAAACGCGCGATCACCCGCCTCCGCCTGCCGCTCGACGAACGCCGCACCCGCCGCACCCGTCCCGCCGCGCGCGGCAGCCGGATCGACCTCAAGCAAACGCTGCACCGCTCCCTGCGCCAATCCGGCGAAATTTTCGACATGGTCCGCAAAATCCCGCTGACCCGCCCCCCGCCGCTCGTCGTGCTGTGCGACATCTCCGGCTCGATGGCGCGCTACGCCCAGATCCTGCTCCACTTCCTCCACGCCGTCGCAAACGACCGCGACCGCGTCACCACTTTCCTGTTCGGCACCCGCCTGACCAACATCACCCGCCAGCTCGAACGGCGCGACCCCGAAATCGCCTTCCAGCGCGTCGCCAACATCGTGCCGGACTGGTCGGGCGGCACCCGGATCGGCGAAGCATTGGCCGAGTTCAACCGCCACTGGTCCCGCCGCGTCCTCGCCCAGGGTGCCGTCGTCCTGCTGGTGACCGATGGGCTGGACCGCGACGGTGCCGCCGGTCTCGCGAGCAACATGGCACGGCTGCATCGCTCCTCGCGCCGGCTGATCTGGCTCAACCCGCTCTTGCGCTATGACGGGTTCGCACCGAAATCTCAGGGCGCACGCGCGATGCTGCCCCATGTCGACGAGTTCCGGCCGGTCCACAACCTCGCGAGCCTGCGCGGCCTGATCACCGCCCTGTCGACCGCGGCACCCCCGCGTTTGCAGGCGGCCACTTTATGGGAGGAACGGCGATGA
- a CDS encoding XdhC family protein produces MNDSEDILSIALDWHKAGEQVAIATVTSTWGSSPRRPGSRMAITASGRMAGSVSGGCIEGAVAEAAGRSIATGLPQLLDFGVTDERAWEVGLACGGKISVFVEKLVADAPA; encoded by the coding sequence ATGAACGATTCCGAGGATATCCTGTCGATCGCGCTCGACTGGCACAAGGCCGGCGAGCAGGTCGCCATCGCCACGGTCACCAGCACCTGGGGCAGTTCGCCCCGCCGCCCGGGCAGCCGCATGGCGATCACCGCCTCGGGCCGCATGGCCGGTTCGGTCTCCGGCGGCTGCATCGAAGGCGCGGTCGCCGAGGCCGCCGGGCGCAGCATCGCGACCGGTCTGCCGCAACTGCTCGATTTCGGCGTCACCGACGAACGCGCCTGGGAAGTCGGCCTCGCCTGCGGCGGGAAAATCTCGGTCTTCGTCGAAAAACTCGTCGCGGACGCACCGGCATGA
- a CDS encoding XdhC family protein: protein MRLDHLTALHAAAAARRPVAYATRLTDGAAYILPDLAAPNSPPDSPPDSPLGLLATEAAAMLAAGRTGVVTIADEPWFIESRTPSPRAFIIGAVHIAQTLAPLAVSMGFDVVVIDPRRTFAAPDRFPGIALRTDWPDEALDALNPDRATAIITLTHDPKLDDPGLIRALASDAFYIGALGSRKTHAARLERLTASGISTAAQARICAPVGLDIGAVTAPEIALSIIGQIVAARRGKLAKS, encoded by the coding sequence ATGAGGCTCGATCACCTGACCGCCCTGCACGCAGCCGCCGCCGCCCGCCGCCCGGTCGCCTACGCAACCCGCCTGACCGACGGCGCGGCCTACATCCTGCCCGATCTCGCCGCCCCAAATTCCCCGCCCGATTCCCCCCCTGATTCCCCCTTGGGGCTCCTCGCAACCGAAGCCGCCGCCATGCTGGCCGCCGGTCGGACCGGCGTGGTCACCATCGCGGACGAACCCTGGTTCATCGAATCGCGCACACCGTCGCCACGCGCCTTCATCATCGGTGCGGTCCACATCGCCCAGACCCTCGCCCCGCTCGCCGTCTCGATGGGGTTCGACGTCGTGGTGATCGACCCCCGCCGCACCTTTGCCGCACCCGACCGTTTCCCCGGCATCGCGCTGCGGACCGACTGGCCGGACGAAGCGCTCGACGCCCTCAACCCCGACAGGGCCACCGCGATCATCACCCTGACCCACGACCCCAAGCTCGACGACCCCGGCCTGATCCGCGCCCTCGCCTCGGATGCGTTCTACATCGGCGCCCTCGGCTCGCGGAAAACCCATGCCGCCCGCCTCGAACGCCTCACCGCCTCCGGCATCAGCACGGCCGCCCAGGCGCGGATCTGCGCCCCGGTCGGGCTCGATATCGGCGCGGTCACCGCGCCCGAAATCGCCCTGTCGATCATCGGCCAGATCGTGGCGGCACGGCGCGGCAAACTGGCGAAATCGTGA
- a CDS encoding molybdopterin-binding/glycosyltransferase family 2 protein yields the protein MIFGPAALNDDLTGAVLAHNLKTAERVIAKGTILDPDVIARLREAGHDTITVARLAPTDRPEAEAAAALGAHLASPFLRVTDPVHGRVNIFSTTAGLFRVDRAGIAALNLIDEAITLATLPDAAPVAPGDMLATLKIIPFAVPDAVIAAATSRLDRHRLLEILPFRPLVAGLIVSRLPHLKDSAIRNTIEATSRRITARTGRLLDPIETPHALAPIAEAITRLRSEGAELILIAGASAVTDRADIAPAAIVAAGGVIERFGMPVDPGNLLCFGRIGAIPAIVLPGCARSPKLNGIDFVLDRVFAASPIDDATIAGLGVGGLLKEFAPRPSPRIPRPKSSASADPRSGNPGPGPRIAVIVLAAGKSSRAAPDNKLLVPTPDGRALIAVTVDHALASRAAATLVVLGHRANDIRAALHGRPIRFVEAPGYDRGMAESLKAGIAALPAEIDAALICLGDMPLVDTAAIDRLIAAYDPDEGRSIVIPTHRGRRGNPILWDRQFFPAIAALSGDTGARPILAANMDAVAEVAMPDDAVLRDFDTRDALAALKDHL from the coding sequence GTGATCTTCGGCCCGGCGGCGCTGAACGACGATCTCACCGGCGCCGTGCTCGCCCATAACCTCAAAACCGCCGAGAGGGTCATCGCCAAGGGCACCATCCTCGATCCCGATGTGATCGCCCGTCTGCGCGAAGCGGGTCACGACACCATCACCGTCGCCCGCCTCGCCCCGACCGACCGCCCGGAAGCCGAAGCCGCCGCCGCACTCGGGGCTCACCTCGCAAGCCCGTTTCTGCGCGTCACCGACCCGGTCCACGGCAGGGTCAACATCTTCTCCACCACCGCCGGCCTGTTCCGGGTCGATCGCGCCGGAATCGCTGCCCTCAACCTGATCGACGAAGCCATCACCCTCGCCACCCTGCCCGATGCCGCCCCGGTCGCACCCGGCGACATGCTGGCCACCCTCAAAATCATCCCCTTCGCCGTGCCGGACGCCGTGATCGCCGCCGCCACCAGCCGTCTCGACCGCCACCGCCTGCTCGAAATCCTGCCGTTCCGCCCGCTCGTCGCCGGCCTGATCGTCTCGCGCCTGCCCCACCTCAAGGACAGCGCGATCCGCAACACGATCGAAGCGACCAGCCGCCGCATCACCGCCCGTACCGGTCGCCTGCTCGACCCGATCGAAACCCCGCACGCCCTTGCCCCGATCGCCGAGGCCATCACACGCCTGCGCTCCGAGGGCGCGGAGCTGATCCTGATCGCCGGAGCCTCGGCGGTCACCGACCGCGCCGATATCGCCCCCGCCGCCATCGTCGCCGCCGGCGGGGTAATCGAGCGGTTCGGCATGCCGGTCGACCCCGGCAATCTGCTCTGCTTCGGCCGCATCGGCGCCATCCCCGCCATCGTCCTGCCCGGCTGCGCCCGCAGCCCGAAACTCAACGGCATCGACTTCGTGCTCGACCGCGTGTTCGCCGCGAGCCCGATCGACGATGCCACCATCGCCGGCCTCGGCGTCGGCGGTCTGCTCAAGGAGTTCGCCCCCCGCCCGTCGCCGCGCATCCCCCGCCCGAAATCCTCCGCCAGCGCCGACCCGCGCTCTGGCAATCCCGGGCCGGGTCCCCGCATCGCCGTGATCGTCCTCGCCGCCGGCAAATCCTCCCGCGCCGCACCCGACAACAAACTCCTGGTCCCCACCCCGGATGGCCGCGCCCTGATCGCCGTCACCGTCGACCACGCCCTCGCCTCGCGCGCCGCCGCAACCCTCGTCGTGCTCGGCCACCGTGCGAACGACATCCGCGCCGCCCTGCACGGCCGCCCGATCCGCTTCGTCGAAGCCCCCGGCTACGATCGGGGTATGGCCGAAAGCCTCAAGGCCGGCATCGCAGCACTCCCCGCGGAGATCGACGCCGCCCTGATCTGCCTCGGCGACATGCCGCTGGTCGACACCGCCGCAATCGACCGCCTGATCGCCGCTTACGATCCCGATGAAGGCCGCTCCATCGTCATCCCCACCCATCGTGGCCGGCGCGGCAACCCAATCCTGTGGGACCGTCAGTTCTTCCCCGCGATCGCCGCCCTTTCGGGCGACACCGGCGCCCGGCCGATCTTGGCCGCGAACATGGACGCAGTCGCGGAAGTCGCGATGCCGGATGATGCGGTACTGCGCGATTTCGACACCAGGGACGCCCTCGCGGCGCTGAAGGATCACCTATGA
- a CDS encoding 2-hydroxyacid dehydrogenase: MKPRLVVTRTMPAPVAARIEAAFDPVFLDISGRFDPESLLDALDHAAAILVTPADRIEAGLIARIPVDVKILATFSVGTDHIDLVAARASGLAVVNTPDVLSFATAEAAMTLILMCARRTGEGERAVRSGQWPGWTPTYMLGTSLEGKTLGILGMGRIGQALARMAAGFSMRVIYHNRNRLAAAQEGPATYIADEADFLAACDVLSIHLPGGAATRHWLNPARLAKLRPGVIVVNTGRGSTIDDDALIAALKSGQVRAAGLDVFPAEPTIPPGYLDLEQVVLLPHLGSATEETRTAMGMLALDGIEAILAGQDPPNRVA; encoded by the coding sequence ATGAAACCCCGTCTCGTGGTCACCCGCACCATGCCCGCCCCGGTCGCCGCCCGGATCGAAGCCGCCTTCGACCCGGTGTTTCTCGACATTTCCGGCCGTTTCGACCCCGAATCCCTGCTCGATGCGCTCGATCATGCCGCCGCCATCCTGGTCACCCCCGCCGACCGCATCGAAGCCGGGCTGATCGCGCGCATCCCGGTCGACGTCAAAATCCTCGCCACTTTCTCGGTGGGCACCGACCATATCGACCTCGTCGCCGCCCGCGCCAGCGGCCTCGCCGTGGTCAACACGCCGGATGTCCTGTCCTTCGCCACCGCCGAGGCCGCCATGACCCTGATCCTCATGTGCGCCCGCCGCACCGGCGAAGGCGAACGCGCGGTCCGGTCCGGTCAATGGCCCGGCTGGACCCCGACCTACATGCTCGGCACCAGCCTCGAAGGCAAAACCCTCGGCATCCTCGGCATGGGCCGGATCGGCCAGGCCCTCGCCCGCATGGCGGCGGGTTTCTCGATGCGGGTGATCTACCACAACCGCAACCGCCTCGCCGCCGCACAGGAAGGCCCTGCCACCTACATCGCCGACGAAGCCGATTTTCTCGCCGCCTGCGACGTCCTGTCGATCCACCTTCCCGGCGGCGCCGCGACCCGCCACTGGCTGAACCCCGCACGCCTCGCGAAACTCCGTCCCGGCGTCATCGTGGTCAATACCGGTCGCGGTTCGACGATCGACGACGACGCCCTGATTGCCGCCCTGAAATCGGGGCAGGTGAGGGCCGCCGGCCTCGACGTCTTCCCCGCCGAACCCACAATCCCGCCCGGCTACCTCGACCTCGAACAGGTCGTCCTGCTCCCCCACCTCGGCAGCGCCACCGAAGAAACCCGCACCGCCATGGGCATGCTCGCCCTCGACGGCATCGAAGCCATCCTCGCCGGCCAGGACCCACCCAACCGCGTCGCCTGA
- a CDS encoding tetratricopeptide repeat protein, giving the protein MGGQGGDGLVRAGRSGGERQAGWAGQAGRAGRLLIGAIVGGLLAGCATGTPQRTAAIGDRTLNVARSALAGGNPEMALSVTNAVLKSSPNDPEALIDRGDAYYLLKNCGRASADYQHALRSAPHAAMAELGLGRCAMTRNPRIAAAAFERATRDAPGNAEAFNDLGIAQASESEFGAAAASLRQALALDPSLQAAKINLGLALALGGDPAAGETMLGPLVRGPDASPIIRANYATALTLAGHPDAAAKILLVDMPANEADAMVSQLATFGHGGHRAAAAAGHG; this is encoded by the coding sequence ATGGGCGGACAGGGTGGTGACGGCTTGGTCCGGGCGGGGCGGAGTGGCGGGGAGCGGCAGGCAGGCTGGGCGGGACAGGCTGGCAGGGCGGGGCGGCTGCTGATCGGCGCGATCGTTGGCGGGTTGCTCGCGGGGTGTGCGACGGGGACGCCGCAGAGGACGGCGGCGATTGGCGATCGGACGTTGAATGTCGCGCGATCGGCGCTGGCGGGCGGCAATCCGGAGATGGCGCTGAGTGTCACCAACGCGGTTTTGAAATCATCGCCGAACGATCCGGAGGCGCTGATCGATCGGGGGGATGCCTATTATCTGTTGAAGAATTGCGGGCGGGCGAGCGCGGATTATCAGCACGCGTTGCGATCGGCGCCGCATGCGGCGATGGCCGAATTGGGGCTGGGGCGGTGCGCGATGACGCGGAATCCCCGGATTGCCGCCGCTGCGTTCGAGCGGGCGACCCGGGATGCGCCGGGTAATGCCGAGGCGTTCAATGATCTCGGGATCGCGCAGGCGAGCGAGAGCGAGTTTGGTGCGGCGGCGGCTTCGTTGCGGCAGGCGCTGGCGCTCGATCCGTCGTTGCAGGCGGCCAAGATCAATCTGGGGCTTGCGCTGGCGCTGGGAGGTGATCCGGCGGCGGGCGAGACCATGCTGGGGCCGCTGGTGCGCGGGCCCGATGCCAGCCCGATCATCCGCGCGAATTATGCCACGGCGTTGACCCTGGCGGGTCATCCGGACGCGGCGGCGAAGATCCTTCTGGTCGATATGCCGGCGAACGAGGCGGATGCGATGGTAAGCCAGTTGGCGACATTCGGACACGGCGGGCATCGCGCGGCGGCTGCGGCGGGCCATGGTTGA